Proteins encoded in a region of the bacterium genome:
- the rplL gene encoding 50S ribosomal protein L7/L12 produces the protein MADLNQIAEQLSGLTILEAAGLVKMLEEKWGVSAAAPVAVAAAPAAGAAAAPAEEKTEFDVVLTAVGDKKINVIKVVREVTSLGLKEAKDLVEGAPKPVKEGVSKGEAEDIKKKFAEVGATVEIK, from the coding sequence ATGGCTGATCTCAACCAGATTGCTGAGCAGTTGAGCGGTTTGACCATTCTCGAGGCGGCCGGCCTGGTCAAGATGCTCGAAGAGAAGTGGGGCGTGTCGGCGGCGGCGCCGGTCGCGGTGGCCGCGGCTCCGGCGGCGGGCGCGGCGGCGGCTCCGGCCGAAGAGAAGACCGAGTTCGACGTCGTGCTGACCGCGGTCGGCGACAAGAAGATCAACGTGATCAAGGTCGTCCGCGAAGTGACCAGCCTCGGGCTGAAGGAAGCCAAGGACCTGGTCGAGGGCGCGCCGAAGCCGGTCAAGGAAGGCGTGTCCAAGGGCGAGGCCGAGGACATCAAGAAGAAGTTCGCCGAAGTGGGCGCCACCGTCGAGATCAAGTAA
- the rplA gene encoding 50S ribosomal protein L1 encodes MAKHGKNYSAAVRKLDKPAFGLDEAMVRLKEVAYAKFDETVEIALLLGVDPRHADQMVRGTVVLPHGTGKSLKVLAIVGPDKVADAQAAGADIVWTGPEAVTQITGGNLDFQAVVATPDVMRDLGKLGKVLGPRGLMPNPKTGTVTPNIGQAVKEIKGGKVEFRVNKTSIVHGIIGKKSFAAENLLENFKAFVGAVQRAKPSSAKGRYIKSCFVSATMSPSIPIDLAEVDKLQQAERA; translated from the coding sequence ACGGAAAGAACTACTCCGCGGCGGTCCGCAAGCTGGACAAGCCGGCCTTCGGCCTCGACGAGGCAATGGTCCGCCTGAAGGAAGTCGCCTACGCGAAGTTCGACGAGACCGTCGAGATCGCGCTGCTGCTGGGCGTCGACCCGCGCCACGCCGACCAGATGGTCCGCGGCACGGTCGTCCTGCCCCACGGCACGGGCAAGTCGCTCAAGGTCCTCGCGATCGTCGGCCCGGACAAGGTCGCCGACGCGCAGGCCGCGGGCGCGGACATCGTCTGGACCGGCCCCGAGGCGGTGACGCAGATCACCGGCGGGAACCTCGACTTCCAGGCCGTCGTCGCCACGCCGGACGTGATGCGCGACCTCGGCAAGCTGGGAAAGGTCCTCGGCCCGCGCGGCCTGATGCCGAACCCCAAGACCGGCACCGTGACGCCGAACATCGGCCAGGCGGTGAAGGAGATCAAGGGCGGCAAGGTCGAGTTCCGGGTCAACAAGACCTCGATCGTGCACGGGATCATCGGCAAGAAGTCGTTCGCCGCCGAGAACCTGCTCGAGAACTTCAAGGCGTTCGTCGGGGCCGTGCAGCGGGCCAAGCCGTCTTCGGCCAAGGGCCGCTACATCAAGTCCTGCTTCGTCTCGGCGACGATGAGCCCGAGCATCCCGATCGACCTTGCCGAGGTCGACAAGCTGCAGCAGGCCGAGCGGGCCTGA
- the rplJ gene encoding 50S ribosomal protein L10 translates to MVRTRSQKEALIAEIRDVFTEANSLFLVSLAGLASNDVNALRAALRAKGAKMRVVKNRLARRAAGDGPVHKLDDAFRGPTAVVYHPSDPVSMAKGLVAFAKDHPQLDLRAGLIDRDQVVLGADAKAVAEMPSMEQIRATLLALINTPATMLVRLLGTPSTQVARVIDERGKTLGGGEEAAPEAQN, encoded by the coding sequence ATGGTTCGGACCCGCTCGCAAAAAGAAGCCCTGATCGCGGAGATCCGCGACGTCTTCACCGAGGCCAACAGCCTCTTCCTGGTCAGCCTCGCCGGCTTGGCCAGCAACGACGTGAACGCCCTCCGCGCCGCCCTCCGGGCGAAGGGCGCGAAGATGCGCGTCGTCAAGAACCGCCTCGCCCGGCGCGCGGCCGGCGACGGTCCGGTGCACAAGCTGGACGACGCCTTCCGCGGCCCGACGGCGGTGGTCTACCACCCGAGCGACCCGGTGTCGATGGCGAAGGGGCTGGTGGCGTTCGCCAAGGACCACCCGCAGCTCGACCTCCGGGCCGGCCTGATCGACCGGGACCAGGTGGTCCTCGGCGCCGACGCGAAGGCCGTGGCGGAAATGCCGAGCATGGAGCAGATCCGCGCCACGCTGCTGGCGCTGATCAACACGCCGGCCACGATGCTGGTCCGGCTGCTCGGGACCCCCTCCACCCAGGTGGCGCGGGTGATCGACGAACGGGGCAAGACGTTGGGCGGCGGCGAAGAGGCCGCTCCCGAGGCGCAGAACTGA